One window of the Salvia splendens isolate huo1 chromosome 1, SspV2, whole genome shotgun sequence genome contains the following:
- the LOC121746097 gene encoding PHD finger protein ING1-like, with protein sequence MSISEEFQANIEALPNIIQRKYALLRDLDKSLQEIQKQNEQHCEQEIDDMKRGIKSGSIRPNSSFLKFTDDAVDEQKHAIRIADEKVELAVQAYDLVDTHIQQLDQYLKKFDEDLRRAERDAIAATPPTHYMNVKAGRSGKTSNRGRKKTCVAAANVSVVSPSGTGATTAANPSMELDLPVDPNEPTYCFCNQVSYGEMVACDNPDCKIEWFHYGCVGLKEQPKGKWYCSDCVGSQRRRKVR encoded by the exons ATGTCTATCAGCGAGGAATTCCAAGCTA ATATTGAAGCCTTACCCAATATAATACAAAGGAAATATGCGCTGTTACGAGATTTGGATAAGAGCTTGCAAG AAATTCAGAAGCAAAACGAACAGCACTGTGAACAGGAGATAGATGATATGAAGCGTGGTATAAAATCCGGTAGCATCAGACCCAATTCTTCTTTTCTCAAATTTACAGACGATGCTGTAGATGAGCAAAAACATGCCATAAGGATTGCCGATGAGAAAGTAGAATTGGCGGTTCAGGCTTATGACTTG GTAGACACTCACATTCAACAGCTTGATCAATACTTGAAGAAATTTGATGAGGATCTACGGCGTG CCGAAAGGGATGCCATAGCTGCAACTCCTCCAACTCATTATATGAATGTCAAAGCTGGAAGGTCTGGCAAAACTAGCAATAGAGGGCGTAAGAA GACGTGCGTTGCAGCAGCAAATGTATCTGTGGTCTCACCCTCTGGAACTGGTGCAACGACTGCAGCAAATCCCAGCATGGAATTAGATCTGCCTGTTGACCCAAATGAGCCCACGTATTGTTTTTGCAACCAAGTGAGCTATGGTGAAATGGTTGCATGTGACAATCCCGAT TGCAAGATAGAATGGTTCCATTATGGCTGTGTTGGGCTTAAAGAACAGCCAAAAGGCAAATGGTATTGTTCAGATTGTGTCGGGAGCCAAAGGCGTAGGAAAGTGAGATAA